A stretch of Leptolyngbya subtilissima AS-A7 DNA encodes these proteins:
- the thiO gene encoding glycine oxidase ThiO: protein MANQGSDVLVVGGGVIGLAIALELRQQGATVTVLSRDFQQAASHAAAGMLAPQAEGLPPGPMLDLALASLALYPSWVNKLEALTGQSAGYWPCGILAPRRTAPELPTESWLDATTLAYYQPGLGRDVQGAFWHPDEGQVDNRLLVQALRSAVIDLGVTLHEGTGAIALRHYQGRVEQVCTAQAGDFSADQVVLATGAWAHELLPLPVFPKKGEMASLRVPLGYGTPQPLQRVLFGEDIYIVPRRDGRIVLGATSQDVGFAPHNTAGGVHQLVGNAIALLPLLADFTLEETWWGYRPATPDEWPILGPGPAANLTLATGHYRNGILLTPITAQLVAQAVLGKPDPRLDAFSWQRFHTAPPTLPNLPAVSPTPQAMTFTNVAPPTPAPLGAMSLENDLTDQPLIIAGRTFSSRLMTGTGKYDDFEVMRQSIAASGCEIVTVAVRRVQTNAPGHQGLAEALDWSKIWMLPNTAGCKTAEEAIRVARLGREMAKLLGQEDNNFVKLEVIPDAKYLLPDPIGTLEAAEQLVKEGFAVLPYINADPLLAKRLEEAGCATVMPLGSPIGSGQGIRNAANIQIIIETAKVPVVVDAGIGAPSEAAEAMEMGADALLINTAIAKAVNPIAMGRAMGLATLAGRLAYRAGRIPVQGVASASSPLTGRVTE, encoded by the coding sequence ATGGCAAATCAGGGAAGCGACGTCCTGGTAGTGGGCGGCGGGGTTATTGGCTTGGCGATCGCCCTGGAGCTGCGACAGCAGGGGGCGACCGTCACTGTGCTCAGCCGCGACTTTCAGCAGGCTGCCAGCCACGCCGCTGCGGGTATGCTAGCCCCCCAGGCAGAAGGGTTACCACCAGGGCCGATGCTCGATCTCGCCCTCGCCAGTCTGGCACTGTATCCCAGCTGGGTGAATAAATTAGAAGCACTCACCGGACAGTCGGCGGGCTATTGGCCCTGCGGCATTTTGGCCCCGCGCCGCACGGCACCAGAGCTACCCACCGAGAGCTGGCTGGATGCCACAACTTTGGCCTACTACCAGCCGGGCCTGGGACGGGATGTGCAGGGAGCATTTTGGCACCCCGATGAAGGCCAGGTGGACAACCGCCTGCTGGTGCAGGCGCTGCGATCGGCGGTGATTGACCTGGGGGTTACTCTGCACGAGGGCACTGGAGCGATCGCCCTACGCCACTATCAGGGACGTGTTGAGCAGGTCTGCACAGCCCAAGCAGGCGATTTTAGCGCTGACCAGGTGGTGCTGGCTACCGGAGCCTGGGCCCACGAACTCTTACCCCTACCGGTATTTCCCAAGAAAGGCGAAATGGCGAGCCTGCGGGTGCCCCTCGGCTATGGCACACCGCAACCCCTACAGCGGGTACTGTTTGGCGAAGACATCTACATCGTGCCCCGCCGGGATGGTCGTATTGTGCTGGGGGCCACTAGCCAGGACGTTGGGTTCGCGCCCCACAATACGGCGGGCGGAGTGCATCAGTTGGTGGGCAATGCGATCGCCCTGCTGCCCCTGCTGGCCGACTTCACCCTTGAAGAAACCTGGTGGGGATACCGCCCCGCTACCCCCGACGAGTGGCCCATCCTTGGCCCTGGCCCCGCCGCCAACCTCACCCTAGCCACCGGCCACTACCGCAACGGCATTTTGCTCACCCCCATTACCGCTCAGCTAGTGGCTCAGGCAGTGCTGGGCAAGCCAGACCCGCGCTTAGATGCCTTCTCTTGGCAGCGCTTCCACACCGCCCCGCCAACCCTTCCTAACCTTCCCGCTGTTTCTCCTACCCCTCAAGCTATGACCTTTACCAATGTCGCCCCGCCTACCCCCGCCCCATTGGGGGCTATGTCCTTAGAAAACGACTTGACCGACCAACCCCTGATCATCGCTGGGCGAACCTTTTCGTCTCGGCTGATGACCGGGACCGGCAAGTATGACGACTTTGAGGTGATGCGCCAGAGTATTGCCGCCAGCGGCTGCGAAATTGTCACCGTAGCGGTGCGGCGGGTGCAGACCAACGCCCCCGGTCACCAGGGGTTAGCCGAAGCCCTCGACTGGTCAAAGATCTGGATGCTGCCCAACACCGCTGGTTGCAAAACCGCCGAGGAAGCCATCCGGGTCGCCCGCCTGGGCCGCGAAATGGCCAAACTGCTAGGCCAAGAAGACAACAACTTCGTCAAGCTCGAAGTCATTCCCGATGCCAAGTATCTGCTGCCTGACCCGATTGGCACCCTGGAAGCCGCTGAACAGTTGGTCAAAGAAGGCTTTGCGGTGCTACCCTACATCAACGCCGACCCGCTGCTGGCTAAGCGGTTAGAAGAGGCGGGCTGCGCCACTGTCATGCCGCTGGGGTCACCCATCGGCTCGGGCCAGGGCATTCGCAACGCCGCTAATATTCAAATCATCATCGAAACTGCCAAGGTGCCAGTCGTAGTAGATGCTGGCATTGGCGCCCCTAGCGAAGCCGCCGAAGCCATGGAAATGGGGGCCGATGCGCTGCTGATTAATACCGCGATCGCCAAAGCCGTCAACCCGATTGCCATGGGTCGCGCCATGGGGCTAGCTACCCTCGCCGGTCGCCTGGCCTACCGCGCCGGGCGGATTCCGGTGCAGGGGGTAGCCAGTGCTAGCTCGCCGCTGACGGGGCGGGTGACGGAGTAG
- a CDS encoding CatB-related O-acetyltransferase, translating into MHGPNPTTRHPISGVTRTAFLNTLITNPNILVGDYTYYDDFENPENFERNVLYHFDFVGDKLIIGKFCSIASDVKFIMNGGNHRTDWFTNYPFPVFGQGWESVMPSEWPHKGDTVIGHDVWIGYGATLMPGVQVGDGAIIAAQSVVTKAVPPYAVVGGNPAQVIRYRFDEATIEALLEVQWWHWEIEKITRHLPIICGADLQALQEALRTV; encoded by the coding sequence ATGCACGGACCCAACCCCACCACCCGCCACCCCATCTCCGGCGTCACCCGCACGGCCTTTCTCAACACCCTTATCACTAACCCCAACATTCTCGTCGGCGACTACACCTACTACGACGATTTTGAGAATCCTGAGAACTTTGAGCGCAACGTGCTCTACCACTTCGACTTTGTCGGCGACAAACTGATCATCGGCAAATTCTGCTCTATTGCCTCCGACGTCAAATTCATCATGAACGGCGGCAACCACCGCACCGACTGGTTTACCAATTACCCTTTTCCCGTGTTTGGCCAGGGCTGGGAGTCGGTCATGCCCAGTGAATGGCCCCACAAAGGCGACACCGTCATCGGCCACGACGTGTGGATTGGCTACGGCGCGACCCTCATGCCCGGCGTGCAGGTGGGGGATGGGGCGATTATCGCGGCTCAGTCGGTGGTGACTAAGGCCGTGCCTCCCTACGCTGTTGTCGGCGGCAATCCCGCCCAGGTGATTCGCTACCGCTTCGACGAAGCCACCATTGAGGCCCTGCTAGAAGTTCAATGGTGGCATTGGGAGATTGAAAAAATCACCCGCCACTTGCCCATTATCTGTGGGGCTGACCTCCAGGCCCTGCAAGAGGCCCTCCGCACCGTTTGA
- a CDS encoding 5-formyltetrahydrofolate cyclo-ligase produces MTQPSASDLNHQAKSDLRRRLISARQSIPPQLWKQKSDRICAHLLNWSYFRQCRIILAYTSFRQEPDLSPLTAHHPHWGLPRCVDKNQLTWHYWSANSRWPLRKGSYGIIEPHPRSPQVDLSLVDLILVPAVACDVRGYRLGYGGGYYDRLLSQPPWQSIPTVGIVFEYARLPSLPKDVWDKPLAGVCSESGLFLGEK; encoded by the coding sequence GTGACCCAACCCTCTGCTTCCGATCTCAACCATCAGGCCAAATCCGATCTGCGCCGTCGCCTCATCAGCGCCCGCCAGAGCATTCCCCCCCAGCTGTGGAAGCAGAAGAGCGATCGCATCTGCGCCCACCTGCTCAACTGGAGCTACTTTCGCCAGTGCCGCATTATCCTGGCCTACACCAGCTTTCGCCAAGAGCCCGACCTCAGCCCCCTAACAGCGCACCATCCCCACTGGGGGCTGCCCCGCTGCGTCGATAAAAACCAGCTGACCTGGCACTACTGGTCGGCCAACAGCCGCTGGCCCCTGCGCAAAGGCTCCTACGGCATTATTGAACCCCACCCCAGGTCGCCCCAGGTAGACCTTTCCCTAGTAGATCTCATCCTCGTGCCCGCCGTCGCCTGCGACGTGCGCGGCTACCGCCTCGGCTACGGCGGCGGCTACTACGATCGCCTGCTCAGCCAGCCCCCCTGGCAAAGCATTCCCACCGTGGGCATTGTGTTCGAATACGCCCGCCTGCCTAGCTTGCCGAAAGACGTGTGGGACAAACCCCTCGCCGGCGTCTGCTCCGAAAGCGGCCTCTTCCTCGGCGAAAAATAA
- a CDS encoding pentapeptide repeat-containing protein, producing the protein MGLVVLVTGVAIAQPLPALAADSHPPLTLDLLRQRLAAPVQREGRPAIDLRYYTIDLGPDSPLTDSFYRLLSSGLQKPATTPALDLSYAIVQGDLDLQRLGQREPLYGDNLSPLLSDAGRAQLRRDRQRLLQLSRLSQSLLIQGQGSSQQIYLFKAPLVAVQTRFTGQVLGGDTFFLGRVLASGAVFKQGLSVGGARFNQAVNFSGADFRQRLQAKGSLFFEPARFDQSQLRSGATFQGAEFKADANFSRAVLAGDLNFGRVQWQGVADFARTVWQSSAFFVRSYFAKALFFTEARFDAPLVLRQTRFGEPVNLRNAMVGGEVDLGDAIFLPGAYLNVAGLEFSLEQTQILGTPGKIGRVFSVPQLAGNETLLRNLERNFRNQEQISDANSIAYTAERLRLKSWQQRLLGTNVNTASVAALVRAGFTETQAAAVVNQRQIRTFIGTEGVLSVPGVDLAAYLKVRDRIFARDTFPITRRFTLALQWLWLGALVVLSRYGTSFGLTFGLGLVAIPTFALMFWLVDRYRRRRATPILPPLAEGLWLGGGCSLLLGLGLNALLRSADYPLLTLGFLFMLLVPVPAVLIGLLIKRGRYHDLMAESYFVEDGSLRQLRLLIARLPVIPKFPFFRDRYTYLLLDRRWNWLNYLDFSLNNWLKFGFNDIRLRDEHVPGLITALVWYQWGLGLLYTALLLWTLSRTIPGLNLLIYF; encoded by the coding sequence TTGGGACTTGTGGTTTTGGTGACGGGAGTGGCGATCGCTCAGCCGCTCCCGGCCCTGGCGGCTGATAGCCACCCACCTCTGACATTGGACCTGTTGCGCCAGCGATTGGCGGCCCCAGTGCAGCGGGAGGGCAGGCCTGCCATTGACCTACGCTACTACACCATCGATCTAGGGCCGGACAGCCCCCTGACCGATAGCTTTTACCGACTGCTGAGCAGCGGGCTGCAAAAACCGGCTACGACCCCAGCGCTCGACCTCAGCTATGCCATAGTGCAGGGCGATCTCGACTTGCAGCGCCTAGGCCAGCGCGAACCCCTCTATGGCGACAACCTCTCACCGCTGCTGAGCGATGCTGGGCGGGCGCAACTGAGGCGCGATCGCCAGCGCTTGCTTCAGCTCAGCCGGCTCTCCCAATCGTTGCTGATTCAGGGGCAGGGCAGCAGCCAGCAAATTTATTTGTTCAAAGCGCCGCTGGTGGCGGTGCAGACCCGCTTCACGGGCCAGGTGCTGGGGGGCGACACGTTCTTTTTGGGGCGAGTGCTGGCTAGCGGGGCGGTGTTTAAGCAGGGGCTCTCTGTGGGCGGGGCGCGCTTCAACCAAGCGGTAAATTTTTCGGGGGCCGACTTTCGCCAGCGATTGCAGGCCAAGGGCAGCCTGTTTTTTGAGCCAGCCCGGTTTGATCAGAGTCAGCTGCGCAGCGGTGCCACCTTTCAGGGAGCCGAGTTTAAGGCCGATGCCAACTTTAGTCGGGCGGTGCTGGCGGGCGATCTAAACTTTGGCCGAGTGCAGTGGCAGGGGGTGGCCGACTTTGCCCGCACGGTGTGGCAGAGCAGCGCCTTCTTTGTGCGCAGCTACTTTGCCAAGGCGCTATTTTTTACCGAAGCCCGCTTTGACGCGCCGCTGGTGCTGCGTCAGACCCGCTTTGGCGAGCCGGTCAACCTGCGCAACGCCATGGTCGGTGGCGAGGTCGATCTGGGAGATGCGATATTTCTGCCAGGGGCCTACCTGAACGTAGCCGGTCTGGAGTTTAGTCTGGAGCAAACCCAGATCTTGGGCACCCCCGGCAAAATTGGTCGGGTGTTTTCGGTGCCGCAGCTGGCGGGTAACGAGACCCTGCTGCGCAACCTGGAGCGCAACTTTCGCAATCAGGAGCAGATTAGCGACGCTAACTCGATTGCCTATACCGCCGAGCGCCTACGGCTAAAAAGCTGGCAGCAGCGGCTGCTGGGCACCAACGTCAACACCGCTTCGGTGGCGGCCCTGGTGCGGGCGGGCTTTACCGAAACCCAGGCGGCAGCGGTGGTCAACCAGCGCCAAATCCGGACCTTTATTGGCACTGAGGGGGTGCTGAGCGTGCCGGGGGTTGACCTGGCAGCGTATCTAAAGGTGCGCGATCGCATCTTTGCCCGCGACACTTTCCCCATTACCCGGCGATTCACCCTGGCTTTGCAGTGGCTGTGGCTGGGGGCGCTGGTGGTGCTGAGCCGCTACGGCACCAGCTTTGGCCTCACCTTTGGTCTGGGGCTGGTGGCGATTCCTACCTTTGCGCTGATGTTTTGGCTGGTCGATCGCTACCGTCGCCGCCGGGCCACCCCAATTCTGCCGCCGCTGGCGGAGGGGCTGTGGCTGGGGGGAGGCTGTAGCCTGCTGCTGGGGCTGGGGCTCAATGCCCTACTGCGCTCCGCCGACTACCCGCTGCTCACCCTGGGCTTTTTGTTTATGCTGCTAGTGCCGGTGCCCGCCGTGCTGATTGGTCTGTTGATCAAGCGGGGGCGCTACCATGACTTGATGGCAGAAAGCTATTTTGTCGAAGACGGCAGCCTGCGCCAGCTGCGGCTCTTGATCGCCCGCCTGCCGGTAATTCCGAAGTTTCCGTTTTTTCGCGATCGCTACACTTACCTGCTGCTCGATCGCCGCTGGAACTGGCTCAATTATTTAGACTTTAGTCTCAACAACTGGCTAAAATTTGGCTTTAATGACATTCGATTACGAGACGAGCATGTGCCGGGGCTGATTACCGCTTTGGTGTGGTATCAATGGGGGTTGGGTCTGCTCTACACAGCGCTGCTCCTGTGGACGCTCTCGCGCACCATCCCAGGGTTGAACCTGCTGATTTATTTCTAG
- a CDS encoding M23 family metallopeptidase, translating into MPRSVPVANAQDLTAALWTRASFPVENFQTYTSPFGYRSDPYNGGSRFHYGLDLAAPNGSYIRNWWAGEVLWVEGDGACGTSMAIKSGEWTHIYCHMQGHVEGSGQNKVMVDRDGGIQLRAGQAIPAGARIGRVGMTGRTTGPHLHWALKYQDNWVDPALVLRAMYVGQQAAL; encoded by the coding sequence GTGCCCCGCTCGGTACCGGTGGCCAACGCTCAAGACCTGACCGCTGCGCTCTGGACTCGAGCCTCGTTTCCGGTCGAGAACTTCCAAACCTACACCTCCCCCTTTGGCTACCGCAGCGACCCCTACAACGGTGGCTCTCGTTTTCATTACGGCCTTGACTTAGCAGCCCCCAACGGCAGCTATATTCGCAACTGGTGGGCGGGCGAAGTGCTATGGGTTGAAGGCGACGGGGCCTGCGGCACCTCCATGGCGATTAAATCGGGGGAATGGACCCACATCTACTGCCACATGCAGGGGCATGTGGAGGGCAGTGGCCAGAACAAGGTCATGGTCGATCGCGACGGCGGCATTCAGCTGCGGGCGGGCCAGGCCATTCCGGCGGGGGCGCGCATTGGCCGAGTGGGCATGACGGGCCGCACCACCGGGCCGCACCTGCACTGGGCCTTAAAGTATCAAGACAACTGGGTTGACCCAGCCCTGGTGCTGCGGGCTATGTATGTTGGCCAGCAGGCGGCGCTGTAG
- a CDS encoding cysteine desulfurase-like protein, with protein MRGDQNVSHGVKPALQEHLDKSTLPLTHNPPATLDLNFVRQQFPALASDWVFFDNAGGAQILKPVVDRITEFLYESNVQLGASYAVSQLATERVAAGAKAMATLINAADPAEVVLGPSTSALLRMLAQCFRPTLEPGDEIIVTNADHEANISPWVELEREGIVVKIWQVNPTTFELDLADLEALLTPQTRLVAVTHTSNVLGSIHPVRAIADLVHAHGALLCVDGVAFAPHRRIDVQALDVDFYTFSLYKVYGPHMALLYGKKELLLALPGYNHYFIDDTAIPYKFQPGGSSYELSYSLTAITEYFAALARHHGEPGDADPIAQAFDLIQKHEGALNERLLSFLHSRPGVRIIGRDTADPTERVSTISFVVEGVNSDQIPPQLDAHNIGIRYGHFYALRLIEDLGLLPQQGVVRVSMVHYNTLEECDRLIEKLAHCL; from the coding sequence TTGAGAGGCGATCAGAACGTCTCCCATGGCGTCAAACCCGCCCTGCAAGAACATTTGGATAAGTCAACCTTGCCCCTTACCCACAATCCCCCCGCCACCCTCGATCTCAACTTTGTCCGTCAGCAGTTCCCCGCACTGGCGAGCGACTGGGTGTTTTTTGACAATGCGGGCGGCGCGCAGATTCTCAAGCCCGTGGTCGATCGCATCACCGAATTTCTCTACGAGTCGAACGTGCAGCTAGGGGCTAGCTACGCCGTGTCGCAGCTGGCGACGGAGCGAGTAGCGGCAGGGGCCAAGGCCATGGCCACACTGATCAACGCCGCCGACCCAGCAGAGGTGGTGCTCGGCCCCAGTACCTCGGCACTGTTGCGCATGCTGGCCCAGTGCTTTCGCCCGACCCTTGAACCGGGCGATGAAATTATCGTCACCAATGCCGACCACGAGGCCAACATTAGCCCCTGGGTGGAGCTAGAGCGCGAGGGCATTGTGGTCAAAATCTGGCAGGTAAACCCCACTACCTTTGAGCTCGATCTGGCGGATTTGGAAGCTCTGCTGACACCGCAAACTCGCTTAGTCGCCGTCACCCACACGTCAAATGTTCTAGGCAGCATTCATCCGGTGCGGGCGATCGCCGATCTCGTCCACGCCCACGGGGCTCTGCTCTGTGTCGATGGGGTCGCCTTTGCACCCCACCGTCGCATCGACGTGCAAGCTCTCGATGTCGATTTCTACACCTTTAGCCTTTATAAGGTGTATGGCCCCCACATGGCGCTGCTCTACGGCAAAAAAGAGCTGCTGCTGGCCCTGCCTGGCTACAACCACTACTTCATCGACGACACGGCGATACCCTACAAATTTCAGCCGGGGGGCAGCAGCTACGAGCTGAGCTATAGCCTGACGGCAATCACCGAATATTTTGCAGCCCTGGCACGGCACCATGGCGAGCCTGGTGATGCTGACCCCATTGCCCAAGCCTTTGATCTGATTCAAAAGCATGAAGGAGCGCTCAACGAACGGCTGCTCTCGTTCTTACACAGTCGGCCCGGAGTTCGCATTATCGGTCGAGACACCGCCGACCCGACGGAGCGCGTTTCCACCATTTCTTTTGTGGTGGAGGGGGTGAACAGCGACCAAATTCCACCCCAGCTCGACGCCCACAACATTGGCATTCGCTACGGCCACTTCTATGCGCTGCGGCTAATCGAAGACTTGGGGTTGCTGCCCCAGCAGGGCGTGGTGCGGGTCAGCATGGTGCACTACAACACCCTTGAGGAATGCGATCGCCTAATTGAGAAACTCGCCCACTGTCTCTAG
- a CDS encoding GH116 family glycosyl hydrolase, whose amino-acid sequence MTETPSLPQIPSQAWQRPLGQPWEHHYIVRYASNLDDGPNHGAPLGGLGAGCVGRSPNGDFNLWHMDGGEHVFQSFPGCQFSLWEQGGGRTQTYALSTQPPEDGSLSSWSWYPASTKACTTGSYHALYPRSWYRYENVFRAHITCEQISPIWPDNYREASYPVVAFEWTAHNPTTTPITLSIMVSWQNMVGWFTNTQKSPEVLLRDDGSPYYDYVPAIAQSTGNFNEFINADGLKALVMNGAWQGEPKEGDGQWCIAALDDSNVEVSYDLRWNPAGNGRDLWDSFAKLGRLMNLLDTSPAEAGEQIGCAIALRFTLQPGETRQIPIALAWDLPVTEFAAGVNNYRRYTDFFGTDGRNARAIAFDALTEYKTWQQQITAWQQPILDRPDLPDWFKMALFNELYDLASGGTLWSAATEADPVGQFAVLECIDYRWYESLDVRLYGGFATLLLWPELEKAVLRAFARAIPAQDERRRIIGYYVTMGLENPPAIRKLKGATPHDLGAPNEHPWAQTNYTSYQDCNLWKDLGSDFVLQVYRAYQFTGATDVAFLKDCWPAVVDTLQYLKQFDRDGDGIPENEGAPDQTFDDWQLKGISAYCGGLWLGAMEAAIAIAEILTAAGLAPGNTPILLSQYRRWLDNGLKAYHPKLWNGRYYRLDTGSGSDVVMADQLCGQFMVRHLGLPDLVEEEFTLSALDAIYDACFVKFNQVVQSQERPPQQKFEGAQLGNFSAATLKMAIGAANGVLPDGSPEDPDSTHQQEVWTGINFGLAAFFAQMGKTEEAMAIAQSVIQQIYAYGLQFRTPEAITALGTYRACHYMRPMAIWGLYDVLTTGRNF is encoded by the coding sequence ATGACTGAAACCCCATCCCTTCCCCAGATTCCGTCCCAAGCGTGGCAACGACCCCTCGGCCAGCCGTGGGAGCACCACTACATCGTGCGCTACGCCAGCAACCTCGACGATGGGCCCAACCACGGGGCTCCCCTAGGTGGACTGGGGGCGGGCTGTGTTGGGCGATCGCCTAACGGTGACTTCAACCTCTGGCACATGGATGGCGGCGAGCATGTGTTCCAGAGCTTCCCGGGGTGTCAGTTTAGCCTGTGGGAGCAGGGGGGCGGCAGAACCCAGACCTACGCCCTCAGCACCCAGCCGCCCGAGGATGGCAGTCTGTCGTCGTGGTCGTGGTATCCGGCATCGACCAAGGCCTGCACCACGGGCAGCTACCACGCGCTGTATCCCCGGAGCTGGTACCGCTACGAGAATGTGTTTCGCGCCCATATCACCTGCGAACAGATTTCGCCTATCTGGCCCGATAACTATAGAGAGGCTAGCTACCCGGTGGTTGCCTTTGAGTGGACGGCCCACAACCCCACCACGACACCCATCACCCTGAGCATCATGGTGAGCTGGCAAAACATGGTGGGCTGGTTCACCAATACGCAAAAATCGCCCGAGGTGCTGCTGCGCGATGACGGCAGCCCCTACTACGACTACGTACCCGCGATCGCCCAAAGCACCGGCAACTTCAACGAGTTCATTAACGCCGACGGTCTTAAGGCGCTCGTAATGAACGGAGCTTGGCAGGGTGAACCTAAAGAGGGCGATGGCCAGTGGTGCATCGCCGCGCTGGACGACTCCAATGTAGAAGTTTCCTATGATCTGCGCTGGAACCCGGCGGGCAACGGGCGCGACCTGTGGGATTCTTTCGCCAAACTGGGGCGGCTGATGAATCTGCTGGATACCTCTCCGGCAGAGGCAGGCGAGCAGATCGGCTGTGCGATCGCCCTGCGCTTCACCCTGCAACCCGGCGAAACACGCCAGATCCCCATTGCCCTAGCGTGGGATTTGCCCGTCACAGAATTTGCCGCTGGGGTAAACAACTACCGCCGCTATACCGATTTCTTTGGCACTGATGGGCGGAATGCGAGGGCGATCGCTTTCGATGCTCTAACCGAGTACAAGACCTGGCAGCAGCAAATCACCGCTTGGCAGCAGCCGATTCTCGATCGGCCTGACCTGCCCGACTGGTTCAAAATGGCGCTGTTCAACGAACTGTACGACCTGGCCAGCGGCGGCACCCTGTGGAGCGCCGCTACTGAGGCCGACCCCGTGGGCCAGTTTGCGGTGCTGGAGTGCATCGACTACCGCTGGTACGAAAGCCTGGACGTGCGCCTCTACGGTGGTTTTGCCACCCTGTTGCTGTGGCCCGAGCTAGAGAAAGCCGTGCTGCGCGCCTTTGCCCGTGCCATCCCTGCCCAAGACGAGCGGCGGCGGATTATTGGCTACTACGTCACTATGGGGCTAGAAAATCCCCCCGCCATCCGTAAGCTGAAAGGGGCCACCCCCCACGACCTCGGTGCCCCCAACGAGCACCCCTGGGCGCAGACCAACTACACCAGCTACCAAGACTGCAACCTGTGGAAAGACCTGGGCAGCGACTTTGTGCTCCAGGTCTACCGCGCCTACCAATTCACGGGCGCGACGGATGTGGCCTTTCTCAAAGACTGCTGGCCCGCTGTGGTTGACACCTTACAATACCTGAAGCAGTTCGATCGCGACGGCGATGGCATTCCCGAAAACGAGGGTGCCCCCGACCAGACCTTCGACGATTGGCAGCTGAAGGGCATTAGCGCCTACTGCGGCGGGCTGTGGCTCGGGGCAATGGAGGCGGCGATCGCGATCGCCGAAATCCTCACCGCCGCTGGACTGGCCCCCGGCAACACCCCGATTCTGCTCAGTCAGTACCGCCGCTGGCTCGACAATGGCCTCAAGGCCTACCACCCCAAGCTGTGGAACGGCCGCTACTACCGCCTCGACACTGGCAGTGGCTCGGATGTGGTGATGGCCGACCAGCTTTGCGGCCAGTTTATGGTGCGCCACCTGGGCCTGCCTGACCTGGTGGAGGAGGAATTTACCCTGTCGGCCCTCGATGCCATCTACGACGCGTGTTTTGTGAAATTTAACCAGGTGGTCCAAAGCCAGGAACGGCCGCCCCAGCAAAAGTTTGAGGGGGCTCAGCTCGGCAACTTTAGCGCCGCGACGTTGAAGATGGCGATCGGTGCAGCGAATGGCGTGTTGCCAGACGGTTCTCCCGAAGACCCTGACAGCACCCACCAGCAGGAGGTATGGACGGGCATCAACTTTGGTCTGGCGGCGTTCTTTGCCCAGATGGGGAAGACGGAAGAGGCTATGGCGATCGCTCAATCCGTCATCCAGCAAATCTACGCCTACGGCCTACAATTTCGCACTCCAGAGGCGATCACCGCCCTGGGCACCTACCGCGCCTGCCACTACATGCGCCCTATGGCAATCTGGGGTTTGTACGATGTGTTAACCACGGGTCGGAATTTCTAG
- a CDS encoding type II toxin-antitoxin system VapB family antitoxin encodes MKITLNVDEKLLEEALQLTQLTTQEELLSLALQELVKSRRKKNLLDLAGKIRFSPDFDYKALRETRHVAD; translated from the coding sequence ATGAAAATTACGCTCAATGTTGATGAAAAACTGCTTGAGGAGGCGCTGCAGCTCACGCAGCTCACCACCCAAGAAGAGTTATTGAGCCTTGCCTTACAGGAACTTGTCAAATCACGACGTAAGAAAAACTTGCTCGACCTAGCAGGGAAAATCCGTTTTTCTCCAGATTTTGACTATAAAGCTCTGCGCGAAACTCGTCATGTTGCTGATTGA
- the vapC gene encoding type II toxin-antitoxin system VapC family toxin, with amino-acid sequence MLLIDTSVWIGIFRDRSGQVRQKLETLIAARQVLLNRFTQLALLQGSLNEQEWTILSTYLDEQDYVELTASSWQAAARIYYDLRCQGLTVRSPVDCCIAQSAIENDLLLVHNDRDFETIAQV; translated from the coding sequence ATGTTGCTGATTGATACATCAGTGTGGATTGGTATCTTTCGCGATCGCAGTGGTCAAGTGCGCCAAAAGCTCGAAACCTTAATTGCCGCTCGTCAGGTCTTACTCAACCGATTCACTCAGCTTGCACTGCTTCAGGGCAGCTTAAACGAGCAAGAGTGGACAATTCTCTCGACTTATCTAGACGAACAGGACTACGTTGAGCTGACAGCTTCCTCTTGGCAAGCCGCTGCCCGCATTTACTATGACCTACGCTGTCAGGGCCTGACCGTTCGCAGTCCAGTTGACTGTTGCATCGCTCAATCTGCAATCGAAAACGATTTGCTTTTGGTTCACAATGATCGCGACTTTGAAACCATTGCCCAAGTTTAG